Below is a genomic region from Pseudomonas frederiksbergensis.
CCGAAATAATAGTGTTGAATCACAAGAGCCGCGCCTTCGATAGCAAGGTGTTATTCACAAGAGATGAAATGGACTGGTGCCTTAAAGAGATTGAGTGTATGGAGCTCCCTGAACTAAAAAGGAAAATTATTTCAACTTATATTGCTATTGCTCTATATTGCAAAGGCCCAGAACGCAAAGTGGTTGGCTCGTTAAAGCACGATGCAATGTTAAGTCAGTTTTTTAAGAAAAAGGGGGGTGGCATGAACGCCTTGGAAATCCTGACGAGTGCTTGCCACCGGGCTTCACGAAAATTTTCGAAGATTATCTCGACTGCTTGGGCATAAACGTAAATCAGCCTTTGCCAGAACAGATACTATTTCCTATTGATGCGGGGTTTTACAGAAGCTGGGCCGCCTTTCGTATTGCATTGTCTGCGCGAGCAAACACGTCGCTAAATCAACAGGTCAAAAATACGCATTATAAATGGGATCAATTGAGTTTCCAGCGCATCCGAGTCTCATTTTCTGAGTCGAAAACCCGATCTCGACCTAGAAATCATGCAGAAAGCCGACTCCATGCACTGCTGCGCGCCAATAACTATTACTGAACCTCTTCGCTGGCCGACTTATCCCAGGACGGTTGCTAAGCCGGTTTATGATTTATCAGCGCCTGCTATGCCCTCAATTAATTAACCACGGCGAATAACGCCGCCTTCCTCGCACGATTGTCGTCGGTTTATCTCTCGTGCAAGATCATCGCAACCCCGCCCTTCGAAAATTGTTCACTAGAGCAATGCTTTCCTCGCAGCTGCAAATGTCCAGCAATCGAATATTTCCTGAGCCGCTGGAGGGCGTCCCGAAATCCAGAAACGCGTGGTTCATCCCGATATATATCACTCTTGGCGCTGATCATCTGCTCGCTCGCACCGTGATGGATTGTGTTCATGTTGTTCCTGCTTCAGCTCGTGTCGCAGCTGTCCAGCATCGTTCTGAGTCGGCCTCAATAGCCGCTTCTCGCAGAGAGGCTATTTCATCGCGGGAATGGCTAGCTGGTCGATGAGCTGCTCTCTAGCACCCTCCTCTCTATCTGACGCGATGACCAAGGCATTGAGCTTACCTGTAAGCCGCGCAATGGTGTCGTCTTGGCTGGTCTTGGCTGGTCTTGACCTTGGTCTGCTGACTTGAGTCGCTTAGCAGACGCGCGTTGTCTCGAATCTAGCGGCTTGAGTATCATTGTTCAGTAACCATAGCTCGGCTTGATGAAACGACCCCATGTGGTTTCTGTGCAGTGGGGTAATCGCGTCCGCTGCTTCGGCCTGCACGTCCAGTACGACCGGCAGCTGCCAAGTGGTAAGATGTGGCGAACTGCCAGCGGAGCTGGCCAACAAGATAATGAAGTAAAGGGATGCCAGTATGATCAGACGGTTTCGGCTGGAGCAGAAGTCGCTTTACGAGAAACTGGTCATTGCTCAGCGCTTGTCGGACATGCTGGAAAAATTCCTCGACGGGCGTCGGGCTCCGCTGGAAATTGGCGCCGAGCAAGGTGGTATCGAAGAGTGGGATGACGTCGTAATTGTCCATTCCCGAGATTCATTTGAGCACCTGCAGGTCAAGCGTCAGACCACGGACTTCTGCACCAAAGACCCCGATATGCAAGTGTATCTGGGCAAGCTTGCAAAGCTCCGACTCGCCCGTAAAAAGAAGCGCGCAAAACCTGCTTCCGGCTCCTCTGAACCTGTTGTTACGGACGAACCCACCTCGGACGAACCCGCTGATGCCGCTGATGCCGCTGATGCCGCTGATGCCAATGCTGACGCGGCCAAGGACAGCCTTTCCGTTCTTGACTCGGCGTTTTCGAGCTTAGCCAAGCATGCCCGCGCCGGCACATTCGCTTAATTGCCTGAACGTCGATTTCAGCTGACGCTTGTAGGAGCGAATCTGAAAATCAAAGACGATCTAACCGTTAACCATCTGGACGAGCTGTGTAAGCTGTGCCGCCAGGACGGACTCAATCCCAAAGATCTGGCTCACCGTGTTGACGGCCCGACAACGCGGGCTCACCTCTGGCTCACAACGTGGTGTGGCTTCGAGAATTGGACGCAGATCATCGACACCCTGAAGCTTGTCACGGTTGCCTGCGTTGGGAATGACGCGACATTGGAGCAGCGCTCAGTCCAATCCCTGGGCAGGCATTTCACGAATCCAGAACGCACGCTCGAACGGCTAATCTCGGTAATCACCGCAGAGACCTCTGACGTTTCGGCCTTGGGGTGTCATGCGATCATCCGCGAGCTTAGAGATGAGCTTCGCCCTGATATCGAAACATGGGCTCAATATCTCTTAGGGGATGAAATTCAGCCTGCCGGCAAGACATGGTCTTTTTCTGGCACCCATGATCTCGGTGCGCTCGTCCCCCGATCAGCACAGGGCGTGGTAGATCACTTGTGGGGTAGCTCCCCCGGGAACCGGAGGCTCAGGGTGTATGCACCATACGCACCTCCTGTTGGAGCAACGCTTACGCGTCCATCCGCAATATTGCGAATGGCGCTGCACTTGCCCCACGGTAGTCAGAGCCTAATGCTGGGCGAACCAACCTGGCGCTCCAGCGTTAGCCATGAAGTTGGGCATACCCTCGGTTGCGCCGAAAGTGACCTCAGAGATCTCCCGTGGATAGAAAATGCTGAGCGGCTCGTGTGCACCCTGGATCATGAGTTCAAGACCCAAGGCGCTGCTCGAGCGGAAGCTGCAGCGCTCGCGAACGCCATGGACGACCTGGTGTGGCAACGACTTATTCAAAGCCTCTCTGCAAAGCTTGCGGCCGTAAAAGACCCGGCCCTTGCTGATGCCATGGAAACGATCTGGCTGGAGTGGTTGGACGGCTTTACCAATAATCCCGAGAGCCGCCGTCAATTTCTGGAACAGCTTCTGTACCCGGAAACGGAGGGAAAAAATGCCACGCATGCGCTTCGCCTCGGCCCTCGCACCGTAGACCTATTGGTCACCGCGGTGGAATTATTGTTGCTGGTTGCGGTGGGGGTTGGTGGCACCGGCACTGCCTGGAAGCACTTCCCGGATTTTGGAGAGGTGTTGAGCATCGCTCTCAGGTACTGGTCTGGCCCCGCAAGTGGAGCGCCCGAAGTCCGTGAGCTATCTGACGATCCGTTGATCAACGTTATCGGCCCGTCCCCTGCCCCGGTCGTGATTCTGTCAGGCGTGAGCACTCCTCCCTCAGAGCTGTTGAATATCGGAATGGCTGACGATGCAGAGACGGCCACCAGTATGGCGGCAGAACGTCGACCACATCTGCTCGTGACCCGCTCAGGGGTATTCAATCAATTGCGCTTCGGTACGCTAGCCACGGTGCGGCAACACTTTAGTAAACAATTGCAAGATCGACTGCTCGCCCGCCAGTCAGCCATCGATACGAATACGAAAGGAATCTGAAATGCTAACAATCTCGGAGATGGTTGAAGCCATCTCTAACCGTGCCGAAGGTCGCTATGACGTTTCCTATGCCGATTCGGTGGAATTGCCACCGCCATTGGCTGAGATCGCTACCGCAGGGATGCAGCTCAAACGGGTCAATCAGGAGAATGCGGGCTGGCGGACGGTCTTGATCGCAGCCTTTCCCTACGATGTGGCAAAAATCCAGGGGGCGTTTCGGTGGGCCGCGGATGTCCGTGACATGCTTCCAGAGCCGCAAACTGCTGACCTCTACATGTTCATGCTCATTGAAGGTGTCGCGTCTGAGGATGCTGCTCGTCTCGAGACGGACGACCGTTTCTGCAGAAAGGTAGTCGTCAGAGAGGACGAAGACGCCGGTTCCTTTCTCGACCGTAGCTTCCTTGCGACACTTTCGATTCCTGGTAGCTCAGACAGCATTAGTGATCCATTGTCAGCTTCCCTCAGCGCCCTTGTCCTGGCGCATGCCTGGGTTGAGCCGCATCGCGATACATGGCGAGACCTGTTGCTGTCTGGAAAGTCGGGTAGTGAGATCGCTGAAGCCCTCAAGGTTTCGGCGTTCGGCGAAGAGGACGAGCAATGAAGCATTTAAAGTCCATCACGCTCTCGAACATCCGCCGGTTTGGCGCTGAAACTACGATTGAGCTCAGCCGCGGGGCAACCATTCTCCTGGCCCCCAATGGCACCGGGAAGACGGCGATCTTTGAAGCCATCGAGTTCGCACTGACTGGCAAGATCTCTCGCCTGGACGGAAATCTTGTCCCGATTATCCGAGACTCTCAATCCATGGCTCGAGTGAGCCTTGATTTCGGTGATCTGCAAGCCAGCGCGCAAGTTACCAACATCGGAGACGTTGAGACATCGGGCGATCTGAGCCCTCTTTTTCCAGAGACAGCCTCTGAAGACATCCCCTTTCTGCTCAGGCTTACCCACCTGCTTGATCAGCGTGAGGGTGAATGGCTGGTCAAGGCAGATCCCAAAGTCGCTGGTTCCCAGCTGGAGCGGTTGCCAATTGGTAAAGATGGCAGCCAGGTAAGCTCTGCCCTTGGCAGCATCCGCCGAGCGCTCACAGAGCAGCTTAAGCACGCGAAAGCCTCGCTGGAATCGCTCGAAGCCGAGTTTGCTGAATGGCAGAGCTTCAGCCTTGACCGAGATCAGGCGGCTGCGCAGACCCAAGGGGCGCTTCGCAGCAGGGAAAGCATTGCCGAATCGATATCGGACATTGCGCACCAGGCGCAAAGCTTCGACCAACTGCCCGCTGGCCTGCTCGTACCGCCACTGGGCCAATATGGGTTGGAAACGGTGCATGATGCGTTGGAGCAATTGGTGCAAATCAAGCTTGAGCGACTTCGTGAGCAGATCAAGGCATTGGCTGAGGTCGACGGCCTCATAGGCCGGTTTGTATCTGAACAAGCTCGTTCAGAGCAGCTCAGTGCCGAATTCATCTCCGCGACGCAGGAGCTGGATCAGAAGAAAGAAAATCGCTCGTTGGCCGTGGCTACTCTTGAGCAGCTTCAACGAGAGTTGGTCGCCGCAGAAACTGAGCGCGATACGATTGCTCAGCAGCTCAACCGGTACGTGAATGAGACCAAGGCGAAAGAGGCGGTCGAACAACGCCAGCAGGTGCTTAAGTCCGCCGACGATGCCCTCACCAACACTGAGTTGGAAGCTTCTACGGCGCGCAGAGTGCATGAGGGGCATGAGCAGATCCGTGTCCAACACGACCTGATTAATGGACAGCGCAAGACGCTGCTACAGATTCACGCCGACCTTCTCACAGCTCAGGAACTCCTGGATCGCTGGGAGCTGACCCTTCAGCACGTTGCGGAGGTTACCGGCACCATCAGCGGTGAGGAGGTACATGAGGACATCCTCAACGAACAGCTTCGTGTTGCGCTATTCGCCAGGGCCGCCGCCGAAGTAGAAGATCAGGCCGCTAAGAGCCATCACGAAAATCTGACCTCGGCGGCTGACTCGATACGCCAAGCCGTTGCATCCATCGCGGCCCACTTACCAAGCGATCGTGGTGATTGCCCATTATGTGGCGAAGAGCATGGCGCGGTCGCATTACATGAGCGTGTCGCCAAGGCGCTGGCGGCTATTGACCCCAATGTCGTCGAAGCTGAACGGCGTTTGAAAAAGGCCGCTGATATTCTGCGTGACTGTACAGAAGCGGTAACGGGCGCCGAAGCAGAATTGAGTGCATGCAAGAACAGGATCACTCAACTGGAGTCACAGCAGGCATCCCTGAAAGCGGATATCGCCGAGATCAGCTCCAACATTCTTCTTGGCGGCGATACTGTGCCCTTGGCGAAAGAGTCCATCCGGCTTCGCGTTGGTGCCAATGCTGCTGCGAAGCTGCAGCTGGACGAGAAACAAAGCAAACTCGCATCGCCAGCAACCTCAGAGATTTTTGAGCAATCCAGGAACGCATACGACGCAGCTGTTCGTGCAGTAGACGCCGCGCGGCAGGCCCGGTCGGAAGCCAGCACCAGGCTGGAGCAAGCCACTGCGGCGTTGGCAGCGATCACCGCCGACGCCCCGCCAGCGCAATCCTTGGCAGAGCTGTCCACCGCGCAGAACCAGAATGCCAATCAGCTAGTCGAGCTAGGCGCTAAGGTGACTGCCGAGCAGTCCGCCCTGGATCGTCAGCAGGCTCAGCTGACAGATGCCACGAATACGGCAGATGATCTGGAGACTCAGCTATCCGAGGCCCAAGCTCGATTGGCTACGATTAGAGCGTCCTGGCGTCAGCTCTCATTCACCGGCGATCCCACTGTCGAGGTTGCGAGCAGTCATGAGACTCAGCTGCAGTCCACCAGCACAGAGCTTACCAGGCACTCAGAGGCACTTCAGACCATCAAAATAGAGATCGGCGCCTGGAGCAAAATAGAGCAGGCCCGTCTCGCACAGGGCCTTCTGGATCGGCGGCGCGGCGAGCGGTCGGAAGATGACTTTTCGACTCACCTTCATCAACAAGTGGAGTCGAAGCGGACGGGCATGCAGCGTCTGTCGCAGCTATCTGCAGCGATGGAGTCGCTTAATCAGTTCCTTTCCTCCGAAATCGCGAACGTCCAGAAACACGTCCAGGCGGTTATGCCTCGGTGGCAGGCACTGCTCAAGCGCGTGGTCAGAGAACAAAGGTTCACCGGGACGAACCTGAGTTTCCGAAGCTCCTATCAAAAGCCACGTGCTGAGGTGTCTGTGCCGCTCCACGGGGGTTAGCCCCAGTACCTCGATAGCCAGTGAAGCCCAACTGACGGATCTGCAACTGACGTTTCTGCTATCAATGGCGTTGGAGCATCAGTGGTCTCCGTGGCGCGGACTTCTCCTTGACGACCCCACACAGCATCACGACCTGGTGCACGCCGCGTCTGTCTTTGATGTGCTTCGCGACTACATCATTGATCATGATTTCCAGGTGGTCATCGCCACCCACGACGCCCTTCAGGCCCGTTACTTCATGCGCAAACTGCAGAATGATGGGATCGAAGCACGCATATGGTCACTTGTTCCCACCCTGAGGGCGTAACCGCGGTGGAAACCCCTTGGCCGGGCAGAAGCCAGATAACGGTGAGCGAGTAGCCACCACCAGCCCTCGACGATGTGTGAGCAGTCAACAGGGCCTGAAGGCTAAACGACCGTGCCAGCTTTCGGTTTGGCACGGTCACATGATGCCTACGCTGAGCCTGATAACCTTCATCGCCATGTATTGCGCGCCAGAGACCAGCAACGAGATATTGGTGAGTTCGCTCAGCCGATCCGCCGCTACGAGGGAGTAACCAGGGTACCCGCCGAGGTAGTCCGCTCGTATTCCCAAGGTGGGATCCGCCATGAAATTTAAAGCATGATTTTTCGCAACCGTAGGTAGCGAGTCCCACCAGGAGATTCGAATCGCATGGTTCTCGCAACACGCGAGCGAAAACCGGAGCAGCATGTCCTCAATCTTTGCCCCGCCGCGCCCTGATTCCGCCAAGGAGTAGATGAATCGCTGGTAGCTTAAATCGCTTGATTCATGCCATGCGAGAACGAATGCCCAACCATATTCGGAGGGGCTGTGAAGAGATAGGAGATCCAGGTCTCTGGTTTCGGGGCCCAAGTCCTGTAGCTGGCGGCCTTGAAAATCAAAATCAGAGAAGATCAGCCCCGAGGCCTGCAGCGAGCATCGAGACGTTGAGCCAAAGATAATTAATTTCAGACCCGTAAAATCGTTGGCCGATAGCATCGGGATTGCCCACCCTGCCCTCGCCTACCACGACGCCTTATCTGCATCGCCAACTGCTCCGTCGATGCAGCCAGCTTGGGACTGCCGCGCACAAATCGATCCTGTGCGCGGTCAGTCAATTCTCAGATAGGTAGTGCTTGCTGCTCCTCACCGGCAGTCGTTGGTGCTGCCAACTCACCGATGTCCTCGTCATCTTCATCCATGGATGTGCTAACCGCGGATGACCATTCCCGTAGCTCTACTACAGCCGGGAGCTTTTCCAA
It encodes:
- a CDS encoding ABC-three component system middle component 1 gives rise to the protein MLTISEMVEAISNRAEGRYDVSYADSVELPPPLAEIATAGMQLKRVNQENAGWRTVLIAAFPYDVAKIQGAFRWAADVRDMLPEPQTADLYMFMLIEGVASEDAARLETDDRFCRKVVVREDEDAGSFLDRSFLATLSIPGSSDSISDPLSASLSALVLAHAWVEPHRDTWRDLLLSGKSGSEIAEALKVSAFGEEDEQ